One Oryza glaberrima chromosome 11, OglaRS2, whole genome shotgun sequence genomic region harbors:
- the LOC127755345 gene encoding uncharacterized protein LOC127755345: MSSSAATSTYAESVASCRAPAPATPRPPHAAVRRHLDFAAGDGGELDDDEVEDEDEDDFLFRAAEETERSHYEAQRRASAPPPPPSQPPAFLERPCICGRGGCDVEERELGRWAYVCPATPKCKYSVWCGEADICPNPQPAYMSHPKPNPHVFSSPCSPVVFNSPSNHLAGSTTPTPNNLQVFNGPRNPHVSNSPSNHLAGSTTPTPNNLQVFNAPGNLHVSNSPNNHRSGATTPVNANPRGSRSSDKQPICHCRAGKCKVETIKGQKYYVCCIQKGQGACPYQVPVNAFVEESPQAGNSVPLEDNRGNYSPVKVEANNDNGSINPDQPEYDEWPFDIVNNDVVCSGFLPTAEPTLRDGIVAGESPSTQHLSNATTEAKTPAKSPIMPPPHGSGSPFTPRSNPCYRCGEDGHWSRNCPKPASSPLNSPCYNCGKLGHWRGNCPGT; encoded by the exons atgagcagcagcgccgccacctccacctacGCGGAGAGCGTCGCGTCCTGccgcgctcccgctcccgccaccCCCAGGCCCCCCCACGCCGCCGTGAGGCGCCACCTcgacttcgccgccggcgacggcggtgagctGGATGACGACGAggtcgaggacgaggacgaggacgacttCCTCTTCCGCGCCGCGGAGGAGACGGAGCGGAGCCACTACGAGGCCCAGCGCCGCGCTTCCGCACCTCCCCCACCGCCGTCTCAGCCCCCGGCTTTCCTCGAGAGGCCGTGCAtctgcggccgcggcggctgcgatgtggaggagagggagctcgGGCGGTGGGCCTACGTCTGCCCGGCGACTCCG AAATGCAAATATTCTGTTTGGTGTGGAGAAGCTGATATTTGTCCAAATCCACAGCCTGCTTATATGAGTCATCCTAAACCAAATCCTCATGTTTTTAGCAGCCCATGCAGTCCTGTTGTGTTCAACAGTCCTAGCAATCATTTAGCTGGTTCTACAACTCCTACACCGAACAATCTCCAAGTTTTTAATGGTCCAAGAAACCCTCATGTGTCCAACAGTCCTAGCAATCATTTAGCTGGTTCTACAACTCCTACACCAAACAATCTCCAAGTTTTTAATGCTCCAGGAAACCTTCATGTGTCCAACAGTCCAAACAATCATCGATCTGGTGCTACAACTCCAGTTAACGCTAATCCCCGTGGTTCTAGATCAAGTGATAAACAACCAATCTGCCATTGTAGGGCTGGAAAATGCAAAGTGGAGACAATAAAAGGGCAAAAGTACTATGTGTGTTGTATACAGAAG ggACAAGGTGCATGCCCTTACCAAGTGCCGGTCAATGCTTTTGTTGAAGAATCACCACAAGCTGGAAACAGCGTTCCATTGGAGGATAACCGTGGGAACTACAGTCCAGTTAAAGTGGAGGCGAACAATGACAACGGATCAATCAATCCTGATCAACCTGAATACGATGAGTGGCCATTTGACATCGTCAACAATGATGTTGTATGCAGTGGCTTCTTGCCAACTGCTGAGCCTACACTAAGAGATGGTATAGTTGCTGGGGAATCGCCGAGTACGCAGCACCTGTCAAATGCTACGACTGAAGCGAAAACACCAGCAAAATCGCCCATTATGCCACCACCTCATGGTAGCGGGAGCCCCTTCACTCCTCGGTCGAACCCCTGCTACCGATGTGGTGAAGACGGGCACTGGTCCAGGAACTGCCCTAAGCCGGCTTCTAGCCCACTTAACTCTCCTTGCTACAACTGCGGCAAGCTTGGGCACTGGAGAGGTAATTGCCCTGGAACTTGA